Below is a window of Bacteroidales bacterium DNA.
CTGAAAAATAATATACAGAAGCACCAAACCTTGGAAAAAACTCATTCCATCCGTTAAAATACAAATCATGGTTCCCAACGGTCAGAAAAGATGCAATGGTATCGCTCTTCGGAATATTTTGTTGCAAGGTGTTATAATCATAATCTCTGCCGGTTGTTATATCTCCATCCATAATAAGTGCACAAGCATTCGCATTCAAGGCATCATTAACAAACAAATTAAAATTAATGACCCCACCAATATGGCTATCACTCATAGCGAAAACTTTATAACTATTTTCCGAAACCGCAATTTCTTTATATGGATGTATGGTATTCCATTCCATGGATTGCTCAAAACGTTCATTCACGTATTCATAAGAAACAAACATGCCTTTCAAATCTATCTTTTCACAAGCACTCATACAAATGAGGCAAAATACAGATAGAAATTTTAATATTTTATGCTCCATATGAATCCTGTTCTGATAAAAAAGCCAAATGGGTTTACGCTTAAATTAAATGCCCCGGCACTTTTGTACCATGCTTCTGAATAAATTGTAAAAAGCTGATTAATTTGATACTTTCCATGCAAATAAAACACAGGGTTTGTTTCCTGATTTATAAGAAAATTATCAATGTTTGTTAATGTTATTCCAATATTCCATTTGTGTTCAGGAAGCTTAACAAAATAGCTTGCTGAATACATTATGTTAAAATTTTCATGAATATTTTCATGGTTCGTAATATCATACTTCTTTATTGCATTTTTTGGAATTCCGTAAGTTCTGAAATTTGTCCCTAATTTTAAATAAAAGTGTCTGAAACCCGCTCCTAATGTAACACCCCAGTTTGTCTCAAACAATACTTCAGAAAAATGATTATACATAAAAAAACATTGCGGTTCAAGAGATAGTTTTTTCAGTGGAAACTCTCTTGTATAATTCACTAATAGTGCCTGGCTCCTGTTATTGTTTGGGCTGATAACATCAAACTGCCCTCCCAGCTCTATACGGTTTTTTGCAAGCCAGATTGTTCCTATAGCTGCAGTTTTCATATAAAAACCCTCGCTCACATTATTTTTGCCCGCTTCTGTGTAAATGTTAAAATGAACTTGAGCGCAGACATTCAAACCTGAAAGGAACCCGACTAATAAAATAATGCTGTATGAAATTTTTTTCATAAACTTATTCGAAGCCTAAAAAATTTGCATTACGATATTATCTTTTTACACATCAAATATAGAGCTATTCTTAAATATCGCAAACTTTCAGGGAATATTTAGTGAAAGGATTTAAAAATATCAAACAGCATCTTCTTTCGGAAATGGCATTTGTTCTTTTTCACATACTTTTTTAAGTTCATTAAGCGCCCAGGGGGATTTATAATCATATAAGTTTCCGAAAGGCTGCATTAAAAAATTAATTAATGCAAAAGTTTCCGGGTCAAAATCATTATTTGCTTTTTTTTGCAACAAATCCCAATCTTTAAAAACAAGTTTTAGTGTAATGAATACTTTCGGGTCTATATACGAAAGGTTTATACTGCTTATGCCGTCTTTAAGTATTTTTTTTCTCGCCTTGTTGATATTTCTCTCTCCAAGGTCATTAAGCACCTGAATATATTTCTCAAACAATATGTATTCATTTAGCAGAAAAATGATTTCGTCTTCATTCATTTTTTTCCAGAAATCAACCGGGTGCTGTAAGCAAATAAAGCGACCCAGCATGAATGAACCTGCTGTGTATCCGCTGATATTCCGGGCTATGCATATCTCTATTATTGTTTTAAAAAAATCAATTTTCCTCCCGGTTGTCAAAAGGCTGTATATCAAATTCTGGTCGTGGTGTGTCCCCAATTCACTTTTCAGTATCTGCTCACAATAAAGTTCTTTGTTGGTATCAAACCATTTGCAAACCAGTGCCGATGCTTTTTTCGTATCATCACGCAGGTCATTACGGATAATTTTTATCAGGTCAGTTAAAGATGTTATTTCTGCAGAGTCTAGTTTAATAATTATTGATTTATAAACATCATAAGCCGCTTTCATTTTTTTAAAAACAGGTTCCTCTTTAGGCAATAATTCAATATTTTTCCCCTCAAGATAACTTCTGAACCTTGCAACAGCATACCTGGCCTGCCCGAGCAATATCATTTTGTGTTTGCTCGACAATGTTATCCAATCACCTTCCTTAACCACAACACCATCTTTATTGATTAATGTATTATTTTTTATTTCAACGCCATATTTATTCAGGCTGATAAAAGCAGGTATGCCGTAGCCAAGACATGAAGTTACCACATGTACTGCCATAGGTGTGAAGCTTATAATCGCATCGAGTTCGCTTAAAATGATGGTGTCGGAAGGAATGTATGTTTCCTTGCAGAGGCATACTTTTTCTCCTTTTCTTTTGGCTTCCATGGCTGACGTAGCTGAAAAAAAAATTCTCGCCGTAACCGCCGAGCGCGGCAATACCGAAATGCCCCTGCAAAAAAAAGTAAGCTCTCGAAATGATTTGTCATCAATACGTTCTGAAAAAATCTGTTTCAGGTGGTAGGGCTGAACAAGCTTTAACACCCTTTCTCCTGTAATAACGCCCTTTTTATACATATCCACTGAAGATAAAAGAATGGAGCGCCCTGTAAGTTCGGCAGTGTTTAACTGTAAAACTGCAAAATGATAAACATCATTATAGGATTCAGCAGCAAACTCAATGGTTACGGGCGATTCAAGCAATGATTCCTGTTTCGAAAGGCAGGGAACAAAATGATATACAGCAGGAAATGTTTCTCTTATTTCTTCTCTATCGAAAAATTCCGTATCGGTTCTGTCCACATTTCCGGTCATGATATCATCTCCAAACATATTGCGAACGCTTTCAATTTGAATACCCATGCCCGTGCGTGAATGGCGGCTGTACAACACTCCCGGATAACATTCATCATTGCAGATAGTCCAAACCATTTTCTGCATTATGATTGAAGGATAAGAAACCTCGCCTTTTCTTAGAGTATATGCCAAATCCTGATTTTTAAGGAAAAACTCATTTGTTTTTTCTGTAAAAAACATCACCTGGCGGAAAGGGTCGGTAAGTATATCTTTTTCATGAGCCTGTATGGCTTCTTTCAGCTCGTATACTTTATTCTCAATTTCATTAATCGGAAAATATGGAGAAACAGGCCTGCAGAGTTCATCTCCTGCTTTTTCGGGGAAAAGGGCCTTGTAAATAGTT
It encodes the following:
- a CDS encoding metallophosphoesterase, yielding MSACEKIDLKGMFVSYEYVNERFEQSMEWNTIHPYKEIAVSENSYKVFAMSDSHIGGVINFNLFVNDALNANACALIMDGDITTGRDYDYNTLQQNIPKSDTIASFLTVGNHDLYFNGWNEFFPRFGASVYYFSVRTPEAADLYISLDSGSGTLGSKQLEWLKNILENERPKYRHCIIFTHVDFFRYRHTSSTNPVVEELYILMDLFVKNNVNMLITGHDHQKDVEIFGNTAYITLDALLDGYNQAGYLQLSVTNNNVDYTFVNF